The following DNA comes from Chryseobacterium gallinarum.
AAAATTACACCATAAGACAATGGTAAAAACAAACCAGAACAGAAAGGTAAAAATATGCTCTTTTAAAACAAAAGATTTGGTCATGGGGAGAAACTTGAGTAAATTCATAAAAAAATAGAAACTGTACAGGGACAGTTTCTAATGGTAAAGATAATTTAAGTTTTTTAGAATAGGAAATAGCCAATCCCTAGACTGAAACTGTGCGGTTTGGATTTAAAATCTTTACTGATATTTGACAACCCGGTTTCATACCGCAGATCCACTGTGAAATTCTTATAATCTACTCCCACACCTCCTGTAATTCCGATGTTTGATTTATCAAATTTTATAAACCCTTCCTGGATCGCATGTGAAGTGGATATTTTATTATTAAATGCGTAACTGTAAACTCCGCCGGCAAAAACCCTTACGTTAAATTCGTCGGCTTTTACTACTTTGTATCCTATTACTACAGGAATATCAATAGCATTCCAGGTGAGCTTGGCTGAACTTCCGTCCTTGATATCGTAAGAGGTCTTTCTTTTGTTGAATAAGGCTTCTCCTTGTACATACAGCCTGCCAATATCCATTCTGGTCATTACGCCCGCCTGATAGCCGAAGCCGTATTTCCCTTCCAATAAAGAAGATTCCGTTGAGGTTTTGGTAAAACTGGTTCCGCCCTTTACCCCGATATGAAAAGCGGGAGTCTGCTGAGCTTGAATATCTACCGAACAAGTAATGCATAGTAATAAGGCACTTAATGACAGAAAATGTTGTTTCATAAACTGATAATTGTTAAAAATTTGATGCAAAACAACGGATCAGGAAAGGGAGATGAAATTTTATTTGATGAAAGGTAAGAATACGTTGACAAAACTCTGTTTCCGGCTGAAAATAAAAATCGGAAGTTGTAATAACTTCCGATAAATAAATATTAATAAGGTTCTTCTACACAAATGGTTGGTGGTATACAGGTGTTACCGCCACCACCGGGATTGCCTCCTCCTCCAACAGCAATGCATTGTCCCGGGCTTCCATCATCGTACATCTCACAAGCTTTTCCCCAGGCGCACTGGCAGTCACTTTGGCAATTATAGGAATCTCCTCCCATGTGACAATTATCTCCTATTCCGTTTCCATGAATGGTTTGTAACTCTTGTCTGGTTAGTTTTTTCATTTTTCTCATAGTAATCTGATGTTAAAAATTAATAGTTTTGTTTGTATATCATTGTAAATATAATAAAAAACCAGTTCATTATATTTTTAATCATCTGGATCTTAGAGTGATATGTTTTTGAATTAAAAAAAGTGTAAACGCTCTAAGTTATTTATCTCTCGCTGATTGAACTGATTGTACAGATTTCTCTACAAACATCTGCGTATAACCATATTTCACCTTCTCACTTTTGCAGAATAAAATGATAGATGTCTAAAAAAAATGCTGCCTCATTTTTTGAAGCAGCATTGTATTTATTTTTTAAATGTTAAAACCAAAGGAAGGGATACAGTAGAAGATACCGGTTTTCCGTTGCTTTCTGCGGGTTTCCATTTGCCCTGGTTTTTAATGCGGTAAAAAGCTGCTTCAATAAAGGCATTTATATCTTCGTTATTTCCTTTTACATTGGCATCAAGGGCATTTCCTTTAGAGTCAACCACAAAAGTCATTGTTGCTTTGTAAGAATCCGAAGAAAAATTTAAAAAAGCAAGATCCACTGCTTCATATAAAAGTTTTTGGAAAGAGGTCTTACCTTTATCATATTCAGCTTCTTTAGTGATTTTTGATTTTGTTGGAGGATCTAATGCAATTAGTTTCTTCTCTTCAGCAGAAACTTTATCCAGTGCGTTTTTATACGCTGATATTTTCTCTTCTGTCAAAAGCCACTCCTTCTTAGTTCTTAGATCATTAGGCTTAGGATATTTGTTATATAAAGCCTTTATCTTTCTGTCATAGCGGGAATCTGCCCTCTGAAATTCAGAAACCTGGGCATAGCCGAACACAAAAGTAATAATGAATGCTAATGCTAAGAGCTTTTTAATCATTGTATTAAGCTTTTACGATGTTAATAATAACTTCAGTTGCTTTCTCCATACTTTCTAAAGCAACATATTCGTACGGTCCGTGGAAGTTGATGCCTCCCGCGAAGATATTAGGACATGGAAGGCCCATATAAGATAGTTGTGCCCCATCCGTTCCTCCTCTGATCGCTTTGATCTTAGGCTCAATACCAGCTTCTTTCATCGCTTTGGCTGCAAGGTCTACAATATGCATTTTACCTTCAAACTGCTGTTTCATGTTTCTGTATTGTTCCTTGATTTCTACTTCTGCCGTTCCTTCACCATGCTTTTGATTGAATTCAGCTACTTTTGCTTCAAGGAATTTCTTTCTTGCCTCAAATTTATCAGCGTCATGGTCACGGATGATGTATTGAAGTTTAGCTTCAGAAATATCAGCAGTAATATCCATTAAATGGTAGAATCCTTCAAAACCTTTTGTCGTTGCAGGAGTTTCATTAGCAGGTAGCATCTGGGCAAATTCAGCTGCTAAAAGCGCAGCATTGATCATTTTCCCATAGGCATAACCCGGGTGTACACTTAATCCGTGAATTTTAACTACCGCTCCGGCAGCATTGAAGTTTTCATATTCCAATTCTCCAACTTCTCCGCCATCCATGGTGTAAGCCCACTCAGCCCCGAATTTTGCAACATCAAACTTGTGAGCTCCTCTTCCGATCTCTTCATCCGGAGTAAATCCTACAGCAATTCTGCCATGTTTGATTTCCGGGTGGGCAATAAGATACTCTGCAGCCGTTACAATTTCCGCGCATCCGGCTTTATCGTCAGCACCAAGAAGAGTGGTTCCATCCGTGGTAATCAGGGTCTGGCCGATATATTTTTTTAAGCTTTCAAATTTTGAAGGAGACAAAGTAAATCCTGTAGTCTGATTTAGAAGAAGATCATTTCCGTCATAGTTTTCCCACACCTGTGGTCTTACATTTTCACCACTGAAGTCAGGGGATGTATCATAATGCGAAATAAATCCAATCGTAGGCCTGTCATCATTTTCAAGGTTAGAAGGAACATATCCCATAATATAACCGTTATCATCAATTGAAACATCTTCCAAACCTATTGTCTTCAGTTCTTCAGTAATGTAATTTGCGATGTCCCATTGTCTTGAAGTGGAGGGAGTATTTTCGCTTTCAGCATCACTGGTTGAATATATTTTTACATAACTAAGAAAACGATTCAGTAATTTCTCTTTCCACAATTGATTAAATTCTATTGTACTCATCAGATATCTTAAATTTGAACAAATATACGATGTATATTGTTCAGATTTTATTTTTATGGCATCTTTCTGATAATACGTTTACTTAGAACGAATCAATGAAATGGTGAATAAAACTTTGATTTTAACTTATGGGTTCTTTTTAAAACATAATGCTTTTAATTTTAACCGCAGATTTCACAGATTTGCACAGATGTTTATGTGTAGTTTAATCATACGGATAAAGCAGGTAGCAAAAAAATCTTGATTTTTAAACTTATGTGGACTTCTTAGCGCTATGTTTTTCACTTTAAAAAGCTAAAGTGTTCAAAACTTTTGTGACTTTGTGGTTTAATTTTAACCGTAGATCTCACAGGTTTGCATAGATGTTTACGTGGTAGTTTAATCATGCAGGTAAAGCAGATTGTAATAAAATCTTTGATTTTAACTTGTGTGAACTTCTTAGCGTTATGCTTTTAACTTTAAAAAACTAAAGTGTTCAAAAATTTTTACTGCATTTTGTGGTTTTAACTTTACTATGACTCTCTTATGTTTTATCTTTTTTAAACTGATGTTTAACCCATATTTCGCCAATCGGATAAATTGTTATAACTTGCATGGATTATGATGTCCAAACGCTGCAAATATGCTCTAAAAGCAATGGTAAGGCTGGCAAGAAACTACAATCAGGGGTTTTTGCCCACTGCTGTTATTGCTCAGGATGAAAATATACCCAGAAAGTTTTTGGAACAGATTCTTTTGGAACTGAAAAGGGCAAAGTTGGTCAATAGTAAACAGGGAACAGCTGGAGGGTATTACCTTCTTAAGTCCCCGGATGAGGTCTCATTAGCAGATATTTACCGGATTTTTGAAGGTCCTATCGCTCTGACTCCGTGCGTATCTTTAAATTTTTATGAACCTTGTGACGACTGTGTCGATGAGGCAGTATGTTATCTTAGAAAAGAATTAATTATTGTTCGTGAAAAAACCAGGAAAAGCATGATGGAAGCTACTCTTACATCATTTCTGAAATAAAATCAAAATTTTTTTAATGTTATATTCTACTAATTTGGTAGGATATATAGAATTTTATATATATTTGCATCAGTTAAAATCAATTGCAAATGGAAAATCATCTGAAAATAGAATTCAAAAAACTACTGGAACTGGCTTCAGAAGAGGAGATTAAGGTGGATTTTTTGAAAAAGCTATCAGAATTGTTTCCTGGAGAGGTGATCTTTTCTACCAGTTTCAGTTATGAAGATCAGGTAGTGACTCATTTGATAAAAGACCTTGATATTGATATTTTCACATTGGATACGGGAAGGCTTTTTGAGCAGACGTATGAAACATGGACGGCTTCAAGAGCTTTTTTCAAAAAAAATATCAAGGCCTATTATCCGGATCCGGAAGCTTTACAAATATTTGTATCAGAAAACGGCCCG
Coding sequences within:
- a CDS encoding porin family protein; its protein translation is MKQHFLSLSALLLCITCSVDIQAQQTPAFHIGVKGGTSFTKTSTESSLLEGKYGFGYQAGVMTRMDIGRLYVQGEALFNKRKTSYDIKDGSSAKLTWNAIDIPVVIGYKVVKADEFNVRVFAGGVYSYAFNNKISTSHAIQEGFIKFDKSNIGITGGVGVDYKNFTVDLRYETGLSNISKDFKSKPHSFSLGIGYFLF
- a CDS encoding energy transducer TonB — its product is MIKKLLALAFIITFVFGYAQVSEFQRADSRYDRKIKALYNKYPKPNDLRTKKEWLLTEEKISAYKNALDKVSAEEKKLIALDPPTKSKITKEAEYDKGKTSFQKLLYEAVDLAFLNFSSDSYKATMTFVVDSKGNALDANVKGNNEDINAFIEAAFYRIKNQGKWKPAESNGKPVSSTVSLPLVLTFKK
- the pepT gene encoding peptidase T; translated protein: MSTIEFNQLWKEKLLNRFLSYVKIYSTSDAESENTPSTSRQWDIANYITEELKTIGLEDVSIDDNGYIMGYVPSNLENDDRPTIGFISHYDTSPDFSGENVRPQVWENYDGNDLLLNQTTGFTLSPSKFESLKKYIGQTLITTDGTTLLGADDKAGCAEIVTAAEYLIAHPEIKHGRIAVGFTPDEEIGRGAHKFDVAKFGAEWAYTMDGGEVGELEYENFNAAGAVVKIHGLSVHPGYAYGKMINAALLAAEFAQMLPANETPATTKGFEGFYHLMDITADISEAKLQYIIRDHDADKFEARKKFLEAKVAEFNQKHGEGTAEVEIKEQYRNMKQQFEGKMHIVDLAAKAMKEAGIEPKIKAIRGGTDGAQLSYMGLPCPNIFAGGINFHGPYEYVALESMEKATEVIINIVKA
- a CDS encoding RrF2 family transcriptional regulator; the encoded protein is MMSKRCKYALKAMVRLARNYNQGFLPTAVIAQDENIPRKFLEQILLELKRAKLVNSKQGTAGGYYLLKSPDEVSLADIYRIFEGPIALTPCVSLNFYEPCDDCVDEAVCYLRKELIIVREKTRKSMMEATLTSFLK